A window of the Cannabis sativa cultivar Pink pepper isolate KNU-18-1 chromosome X, ASM2916894v1, whole genome shotgun sequence genome harbors these coding sequences:
- the LOC133032788 gene encoding secreted RxLR effector protein 161-like: MNNTNGANMPSRYGIRLSKEQSPTDPQEIKDMAKIPYASAVGSLMYAMLCTRPDICYAVGIVSRYQSNPGQEHWNAVKYILKYLKSTRNLVLVYKGGALNPIGYTDSDFQACLEDRKSTSGMVFTLGGGAVVWRSAKQTAISDSMMEAEYIAAAEAAKELVWLR, from the coding sequence atgaacaacaccaatggggcgaatatgccttctagatatggtattcgtctatctaaggaacagtctcctactgatcctcaagagataaaggacatggcgaaaattccttatgcttctgcagttggaagtctaatgtatgcaatgttatgcactagacctgacatctgctatgcagttggaatcgtgagcaggtatcaatcaaatccaggtcaggaacattggaatgcagttaagtatattctgaaatacttaaagagtacaagaaatcttgtgttagtctacaagggtggtgctttaaatcccataggctataccgattcagatttccaggcatgtcttgaagacaggaaatctacatctgggatggtgtttactcttgggggtggagcagtggtttggagaagtgctaaacaaaccgcgatatcagactctatgatggaagcagaatacatagctgcagcagaagctgctaaagagcttgtctggctgaga